One segment of Plasmodium vivax chromosome 14, whole genome shotgun sequence DNA contains the following:
- a CDS encoding preprocathepsin c precursor, putative (encoded by transcript PVX_101280A), with protein MERSEKRWESPPSSFMGRAESAVVHRMVFTAKEATQFCCLSIHQRARERIYGCRKEESGEAKIRLTLPKAFTWGDPFSNDHFEEDVEDQMSCGSCYSIATLYSLHKRFEIWLSKKYGKKITMPRLSFQSILSCSPYNQGCDGGFPFLVGKQLYEFGVPTEEAMRYGSSDSIKCEMDMGFYNNVRFAKYKEEDLFFAGEYNYINGCYECSNEFDMMNELYSNGPIVVAINATAKLLSLYNLGKQSGVYDSATHEQQICDVPNEGFNGWQQTNHAVTIVGWGEEHEEGKGGSPVKYWVVRNTWGKAWGYKGYIKFPRGVNLAGIETQAVFLDPDLSRGGAVKMSGHEGAAAGGGAAGGVVGEDGGERGSAMIRPVTHTPRAQRGNA; from the exons TTTTTACCGCCAAAGAAGCAACTCAGTTTTGCTGCC tgagCATCCACCAACGAGCAAGAGAACGCATTTACGGGTGCCGCAAAGAGGAGAGCGGGGAAGCGAAGATCCGCCTGACCCTCCCCAAGGCGTTCACCTGGGGAGACCCATTCAGCAACgaccattttgaagaagacgTGGAGGACCAAATGAGCTGCGGAAGCTGCTACTCCATAGCAACGTTGTACTCTCTTCATAAAAGATTTGAAATTTggctttcaaaaaaatatgggaaGAAAATCACCATGCCAAGGCTGTCATTTCAGTCTATCCTGAGCTGTTCCCCCTACAACCAGGGATGTGATGGAGGGTTCCCTTTTCTCGTTGGCAAGCAACTTTACGAATTTGGGGTTCCAACGGAAGAAGCCATGAGGTACGGTAGCAGTGACTCCATCAAATGTGAAATGGACATGGGTTTTTATAACAACGTGAGGTTTGCAAAGTACAAAGAGGAGGATCTTTTCTTTGCAGgggaatataattatattaatggGTGTTATGAATGCTCCAACGAATTTGATATGATGAATGAGCTCTACTCAAATGGACCCATCGTAGTGGCAATCAATGCCACCGCGAAGTTACTAAGCCTGTATAACTTAGGGAAACAAAGCGGTGTCTACGATAGCGCTACACATGAACAGCAGATTTGCGATGTGCCAAATGAGGGGTTCAACGGATGGCAGCAGACCAACCATGCTGTGACCATTGTTGGTTGGGGGGAGGAACATGAAGAAGGGAAGGGAGGAAGCCCCGTTAAGTACTGGGTGGTGCGAAACACGTGGGGCAAGGCGTGGGGCTACAAGGGGTACATCAAGTTCCCGCGGGGCGTCAACCTCGCCGGCATCGAGACGCAGGCGGTCTTCCTGGACCCCGACCTTTCGCGCGGCGGGGCGGTCAAGATGAGCGGTCATGAGGGAGCAGCAGCCGGGGGAGGAGCGGCCGGGGGAGTAGTTGGCGAAGATGGCGGTGAACGTGGCTCTGCCATGATACGGCCCGTCACGCACACCCCACGGGCGCAGCGAGGTAATGCATAA